Proteins from one Bartonella sp. HY328 genomic window:
- a CDS encoding SCP2 domain-containing protein, protein MQLAPPLKNAISHLPLLLLSLPARLAFSQILLVHPKLFDRLGEHASKNFAFILTDMPLVFVVNPQQKSIKLFKDRKDIKADAEVEGPLGLLLALAEGRLDADALFFSRDVMITGDMEAMLALRNALDDNEIDLPHDLSLLSGPLAPITEKVAKHLRRHLLKEEPKQWN, encoded by the coding sequence ATGCAGCTTGCACCACCACTTAAAAATGCCATTTCACATCTGCCATTACTGCTTTTAAGCCTGCCAGCGCGTTTAGCCTTTTCGCAAATTTTGCTTGTCCACCCCAAATTATTTGACCGCCTTGGCGAACATGCCAGCAAAAATTTTGCTTTTATTTTAACCGATATGCCTTTGGTGTTTGTGGTCAACCCGCAACAAAAATCGATTAAACTTTTCAAAGACCGTAAAGATATTAAGGCCGATGCTGAAGTTGAGGGGCCGCTTGGCCTGTTGCTTGCTTTGGCTGAGGGTCGGCTCGATGCTGACGCGTTGTTTTTTTCACGCGATGTTATGATTACTGGCGATATGGAAGCAATGCTTGCTTTGCGTAATGCACTTGATGACAATGAAATAGATTTACCGCATGATTTGTCACTATTAAGTGGCCCATTAGCTCCAATCACCGAAAAAGTGGCTAAGCATTTACGCCGCCATTTATTAAAAGAGGAGCCAAAGCAATGGAATTAA
- a CDS encoding peptidase U32 family protein → MELICPAGTPSAFIEAVDAGADCVYCGFRDETNARNFPGLNFSREELSDAIAYARKKNVQTFVALNTFMRAGSEDIWFSGVDDAVEIGADALILADIGLLDYATRKHPQQRLHVSVQASASNVDAIAFLVSSFNAKRVVLPRTLTISDIAKLAKQIDCEIEVFAFGGLCVMAEGRCSLSSYATGKSPNMNGVCSPASHVRYERDGDAMLSILGDYTINRFERGEAAGYPTLCKGRFAIANEPGYAFEDPISLDVMDHLDALRDAGVSALKIEGRQRGKAYVAQVVATLKAALQTDSDSRGQYLSKLRALSEGQQTTSGAYEKRWR, encoded by the coding sequence ATGGAATTAATATGTCCTGCAGGTACGCCATCTGCCTTTATTGAAGCGGTAGATGCAGGAGCCGATTGCGTTTATTGTGGCTTTCGCGATGAAACCAATGCCCGCAATTTTCCCGGTTTAAATTTTTCGCGTGAAGAATTATCTGATGCAATCGCTTATGCACGTAAAAAGAATGTTCAAACATTTGTTGCTTTAAACACTTTTATGCGTGCTGGCAGCGAAGATATTTGGTTTAGCGGCGTTGATGATGCAGTAGAAATTGGTGCTGATGCGCTGATATTAGCTGATATTGGCTTGCTTGATTATGCAACTCGTAAACATCCACAACAACGCCTCCATGTTTCGGTGCAGGCTTCTGCTTCAAATGTTGATGCTATTGCTTTTCTTGTTTCGTCATTTAACGCTAAGCGTGTTGTTTTGCCACGCACTTTGACAATTAGCGATATTGCTAAACTTGCTAAACAAATTGATTGCGAAATCGAAGTCTTTGCCTTTGGCGGTCTTTGCGTGATGGCGGAGGGGCGTTGTTCATTATCCTCTTACGCCACAGGAAAATCACCTAACATGAATGGTGTTTGTTCACCTGCAAGCCATGTGCGTTATGAGCGAGATGGTGATGCAATGCTATCCATTTTGGGTGACTACACAATAAACCGTTTTGAGCGTGGCGAAGCTGCTGGCTACCCAACGCTTTGCAAAGGGCGTTTTGCCATCGCCAATGAACCAGGCTATGCCTTCGAAGACCCAATTTCCTTAGATGTGATGGATCATCTTGACGCTTTGCGCGATGCTGGTGTTAGTGCGTTAAAAATTGAAGGACGTCAACGCGGTAAAGCCTATGTGGCGCAAGTCGTTGCTACATTAAAAGCCGCATTGCAAACCGATAGTGATAGTCGTGGTCAATATTTATCAAAATTACGCGCATTAAGTGAGGGGCAACAAACCACCTCTGGTGCTTATGAAAAACGGTGGAGATAA
- a CDS encoding U32 family peptidase, translating into MMENRQISLSMGPVYYLWDADKWCDFYYRIADEAPITSVSIGESICSKRLHFTDKHIDKVADRLQKAGKKVIYSTLAMVTLERERKDVKKVLARNDCVFEVNDLGTVNLLNDHQHIISPLLNVYNAPTARFLASRGAKRVCLPPELPFQSIKMIVEKTKDVTDIEVFAFGRLPLAISARCAHARSKGHIKDNCQFVCGEDPNGLPIRTLDGKDFLSLNGIQTMSHNCQALTYEMQSLIDIGVHHFRLSPQDCDMVAIAHLFNDLIAGQLSAEEATQKITDHCGDMPLANGFIHGLEGARFVERSIAL; encoded by the coding sequence ATGATGGAAAATAGACAAATATCATTATCCATGGGACCAGTTTATTATTTATGGGATGCTGATAAATGGTGCGATTTTTATTATCGTATCGCCGATGAAGCACCGATTACTTCGGTGAGTATTGGCGAAAGCATTTGTTCTAAACGCTTGCATTTTACTGATAAGCATATTGATAAAGTTGCTGATCGGCTTCAAAAAGCTGGAAAAAAAGTGATTTATAGCACCCTTGCTATGGTAACGCTTGAACGTGAACGCAAAGACGTTAAAAAAGTGCTTGCTCGTAATGATTGTGTTTTTGAAGTCAATGACCTTGGAACAGTTAATTTATTAAACGATCATCAGCACATTATTAGCCCATTGCTTAATGTTTATAATGCGCCCACGGCTCGCTTTTTAGCAAGCCGCGGAGCAAAACGTGTTTGTTTGCCGCCAGAATTGCCCTTTCAATCAATAAAAATGATTGTTGAAAAAACCAAAGATGTCACTGATATTGAAGTTTTTGCTTTTGGCCGGCTTCCTTTGGCTATCTCGGCGCGTTGCGCCCATGCCCGCTCGAAAGGTCATATTAAGGACAATTGTCAATTTGTCTGCGGTGAAGATCCCAATGGATTGCCAATTCGCACGCTTGATGGCAAAGATTTTTTAAGCCTTAATGGTATTCAAACCATGTCGCATAATTGCCAAGCCTTAACTTATGAAATGCAATCGCTTATTGATATTGGCGTTCATCATTTTCGCTTATCGCCACAAGATTGTGATATGGTTGCAATCGCGCATTTGTTTAATGATCTCATTGCTGGGCAATTATCGGCTGAGGAAGCAACACAAAAAATTACAGATCACTGTGGTGATATGCCTTTGGCTAATGGCTTTATTCATGGTTTGGAAGGTGCGCGCTTTGTTGAGCGCTCTATTGCCTTATAA
- a CDS encoding NnrS family protein has translation MKKSFAYQPFFSFGAVWGALHFLFWLPFIGSEVDLTGTYTPFFWHAHEMLFGFGAAILAGFLLTVVPNWTGELPFSPRLIRLLFTLWLLGRSAMILASVLPAFWGSLLDSIFLPSVAMCLTIPVIKAKKWRDFKVLIGLFIIMIANIFFHYQIIKNGDVLVFCKLAVAAFTVLIIIVGGRMIPAYMRLALQGCGRGEGPPKHGLIDSTTIFFSVIALGFWASDYYSLAQFYFGLAAAILNIIRLVRWKILRPPYPILVFLLVLGYAFIIIAFLSMALTGFALLPSLFPIHIITIGAMTISMLAVMIRLCLRYQFKKATVNRLVFAPFILLTFALLLRASADIYSEQAMTLYYASAILFSTALVAYLFSKKMLSYKE, from the coding sequence ATGAAAAAATCCTTTGCCTACCAGCCTTTTTTTTCCTTTGGCGCAGTTTGGGGAGCGTTGCATTTTCTGTTCTGGCTACCATTTATTGGCAGTGAAGTGGATTTAACTGGGACTTATACTCCTTTTTTTTGGCATGCTCATGAAATGCTTTTTGGTTTTGGCGCCGCTATTCTTGCTGGTTTTCTGCTTACAGTTGTTCCTAATTGGACGGGTGAATTGCCTTTTTCGCCAAGGCTTATAAGATTGCTATTTACACTTTGGTTGCTAGGGCGCAGTGCTATGATTTTGGCAAGTGTTTTACCTGCATTTTGGGGCAGTCTATTAGATAGTATATTTTTACCAAGCGTTGCTATGTGCTTAACAATTCCAGTTATTAAAGCAAAAAAGTGGCGAGATTTCAAAGTCCTTATCGGGCTATTTATAATTATGATTGCCAATATTTTCTTTCATTATCAAATAATAAAAAATGGTGATGTTCTCGTTTTTTGCAAGCTTGCTGTGGCAGCTTTTACGGTGTTGATTATTATTGTTGGTGGTCGCATGATCCCTGCTTATATGCGTCTTGCATTGCAAGGTTGCGGCAGGGGCGAGGGGCCGCCCAAACATGGTTTAATTGATAGTACTACCATTTTTTTTAGTGTAATAGCTCTTGGGTTTTGGGCCAGTGATTATTATTCTTTAGCGCAATTTTATTTTGGTTTGGCTGCTGCTATACTCAATATTATACGCCTCGTGCGGTGGAAAATTTTAAGACCACCTTACCCAATTTTAGTCTTCTTATTAGTGCTTGGTTACGCATTTATAATCATTGCATTTTTGTCTATGGCATTAACAGGATTTGCACTTTTACCATCACTCTTTCCAATTCACATTATCACTATAGGGGCTATGACAATATCGATGCTCGCGGTGATGATACGCCTTTGCTTGCGATATCAGTTTAAAAAGGCAACGGTCAATAGACTGGTTTTTGCGCCATTTATTTTGCTCACCTTTGCGCTTCTTTTGCGCGCATCGGCTGATATTTATAGCGAGCAAGCAATGACACTTTATTATGCTTCAGCTATTTTGTTTTCAACCGCTTTAGTGGCCTATCTTTTTTCAAAAAAGATGCTTTCATATAAAGAGTGA
- a CDS encoding membrane-bound PQQ-dependent dehydrogenase, glucose/quinate/shikimate family encodes MLIYCLSILVLLAGIYFTITGGYLLYLGSTTGYYLALGIALLVSGLLMISLRPLSVWIFALIFIATAIWSYLESGLNYWQNFPDLFPLGVALFLVLLAYRPLMRAQGRVASKGSYFFALLTLLGLSATIYASFSPKNVIYSTQTAPAPVPVTAENQQKDWKHWGNDDYGSRFAALDQITPENVNRLEVAWTAHTGDIAISTGAGAEDQNTPLQIGENLYVCTPYGKVLAFDIDTGKEKWTFDPKGSAPTWQRCRGLAYFEETDANIVAADENGDKCLRRLFLPTGDARLIGINADTGKACEPFGDKGIVDLKIGMGEVKPGYYQQTSTPLLAGDLVIVGGRVADNFSTDEPPGVVRAYSVHDGKLVWAWDPGNPEITTVPPEGQTYTRGTPNVWAAMSYDPKLGLVYLPTGNSTPDFWAGYRNELDDKYSSSVVALDVKTGKVRWHYQFVHHDIWDFDTPAQPVLLDAPDDKGNIVPALFQVTKQGMIFLLNRETGEPISKVEEKPVPQGVVKGERYSPTQPYSVGMPSFGNDTLTEADMWGATPFDKVLCRIKFKSLRHEGVFTPPGLDLSLQMPGSLGGMNWGSVSYDPTLGYVFINDMRLGLANYLVERKDIPANASGIEMGIVPMDGTPFGAMRMRFLSPLGVPCQKPPFGTMSAVDLKTRKIVWQVPVGTVQDTGPMNMALGVPVPIGMPTLGPSLSTQSGLVFFAGTQDFYLRAFDSRTGKEVWKDRLPVGSQGGPMTYVSPKTGKQYIVITAGGARQNAKRGDLVIAYKLKD; translated from the coding sequence GTGCTGATTTATTGTCTCAGTATTCTGGTATTGTTGGCTGGTATTTACTTCACCATAACGGGTGGCTACCTCCTTTATTTAGGAAGCACCACTGGTTATTATCTTGCTCTTGGCATAGCGCTTTTAGTAAGCGGTCTATTAATGATAAGCCTTCGCCCCCTTAGCGTTTGGATATTTGCCCTTATCTTTATTGCAACCGCCATCTGGTCTTATTTAGAATCAGGTCTTAATTACTGGCAAAATTTTCCAGACCTATTCCCGCTTGGTGTTGCTCTATTTCTTGTATTACTGGCTTATCGTCCGCTCATGCGTGCGCAAGGGCGAGTTGCAAGTAAAGGCTCTTATTTCTTTGCCTTGCTGACCCTACTTGGCCTAAGTGCAACCATTTACGCATCTTTTAGCCCTAAAAATGTTATTTATAGCACCCAAACGGCTCCAGCTCCCGTACCAGTTACAGCTGAAAATCAGCAAAAAGATTGGAAACATTGGGGCAATGATGATTATGGTAGCCGCTTTGCTGCACTTGACCAAATCACACCAGAAAATGTTAACCGTTTGGAAGTTGCATGGACAGCTCATACTGGTGACATTGCCATAAGCACTGGTGCTGGTGCAGAAGACCAGAACACACCATTGCAAATTGGTGAAAACCTTTATGTTTGCACACCTTATGGTAAAGTATTAGCTTTTGATATTGATACAGGTAAAGAAAAATGGACATTTGACCCCAAAGGTTCCGCGCCGACATGGCAACGGTGCCGTGGTCTTGCCTATTTTGAAGAAACCGATGCCAATATCGTGGCAGCAGATGAAAATGGCGATAAATGTTTACGCCGCCTATTTTTGCCAACCGGTGACGCACGCCTTATCGGCATTAATGCCGACACAGGTAAAGCCTGCGAACCATTTGGCGACAAAGGTATTGTTGATTTAAAGATTGGCATGGGCGAGGTAAAGCCTGGCTATTATCAGCAAACATCAACCCCACTTCTTGCTGGCGATCTTGTTATTGTTGGTGGCCGCGTTGCTGATAACTTCTCAACTGACGAACCACCAGGGGTTGTTCGCGCTTATTCTGTACATGATGGCAAGCTTGTTTGGGCTTGGGATCCAGGTAATCCTGAAATCACCACTGTGCCACCAGAAGGTCAAACCTATACACGCGGTACGCCAAATGTCTGGGCAGCAATGTCCTATGATCCAAAGCTTGGTCTTGTTTATTTGCCAACCGGCAATTCAACTCCTGACTTTTGGGCAGGTTATCGTAATGAGCTTGATGATAAATACTCATCTTCAGTTGTAGCACTTGACGTAAAAACCGGTAAAGTGCGTTGGCATTATCAATTTGTGCATCACGACATTTGGGATTTTGATACGCCAGCCCAGCCCGTATTGCTTGATGCACCTGATGATAAGGGCAATATTGTCCCTGCCCTATTTCAAGTAACCAAGCAAGGCATGATTTTCTTACTTAACCGTGAGACTGGCGAGCCAATTTCAAAGGTTGAAGAAAAGCCTGTACCACAAGGCGTGGTTAAGGGTGAACGCTATTCGCCAACACAGCCCTATTCTGTCGGCATGCCATCTTTTGGTAATGATACACTAACCGAAGCAGATATGTGGGGTGCAACCCCATTTGATAAGGTACTTTGCCGCATCAAATTTAAATCTTTGCGTCATGAAGGTGTATTCACACCACCTGGCCTTGATTTATCCTTGCAAATGCCAGGCTCTTTGGGCGGCATGAATTGGGGTTCCGTTTCTTATGATCCGACCCTTGGCTATGTGTTTATCAATGATATGCGCCTAGGCCTTGCCAATTACCTTGTTGAACGTAAAGACATTCCAGCCAATGCATCAGGCATTGAAATGGGTATTGTGCCAATGGACGGCACACCTTTTGGTGCAATGCGCATGCGCTTCTTGTCACCCTTAGGCGTTCCATGCCAAAAGCCACCTTTTGGAACAATGTCTGCAGTTGACTTGAAAACCCGCAAAATCGTTTGGCAAGTTCCAGTTGGCACAGTGCAAGACACAGGTCCAATGAATATGGCGCTTGGTGTTCCCGTACCAATCGGCATGCCGACCCTTGGGCCATCATTATCAACCCAATCTGGCCTTGTTTTCTTTGCCGGCACTCAAGATTTCTATTTGCGCGCCTTTGATAGCCGCACCGGTAAAGAAGTATGGAAAGATCGTTTGCCTGTTGGTAGCCAAGGTGGGCCAATGACTTATGTTTCGCCTAAAACTGGTAAGCAATATATTGTTATTACTGCTGGTGGCGCTCGCCAAAATGCCAAACGCGGCGATTTGGTCATTGCTTATAAACTAAAAGACTAA
- a CDS encoding DUF805 domain-containing protein: MGPITAIRTVLFTKLFIYSGRASRAEFWWYVLFAMLVTWLYEKIEPRMFSSPIRGEPLARPDWLKPALSLNDLSDFILGAMLFIPFLSLTVRRLHDRNMTGWWGISLVVVYLNANNWFFLKLSPYLSLPDHQLFRGVVVFFRSVLMHF; the protein is encoded by the coding sequence ATGGGGCCTATAACTGCAATTAGAACAGTCTTGTTTACAAAGCTTTTTATTTATTCTGGCCGTGCATCACGTGCGGAGTTTTGGTGGTATGTTCTATTTGCCATGTTGGTTACTTGGCTGTATGAAAAAATAGAGCCCCGTATGTTTTCATCACCTATTAGGGGGGAACCATTAGCGCGCCCAGATTGGTTAAAGCCAGCGCTTAGTTTAAACGATCTTAGCGATTTTATTTTGGGAGCTATGTTATTCATTCCCTTTTTATCATTAACGGTGCGGCGTTTACATGATAGAAACATGACTGGTTGGTGGGGGATATCATTGGTGGTTGTTTATTTAAACGCTAATAATTGGTTTTTTCTTAAATTATCGCCTTATTTATCTTTACCAGACCATCAGCTGTTTCGTGGGGTTGTTGTATTTTTTCGGTCTGTACTTATGCACTTTTAA
- a CDS encoding DUF805 domain-containing protein, with protein MGFWQTVKTVIFKKYFKFSGRASRSEFWWFMLFYTICYMLIFALQSTIIVLIDQSINKTGYSFITEDIYEYLDIGFILCDVLFLLVFFFPRLGVTVRRLHDLNLSGWWSVLLVGLALTTLIPLLRFYFMDVYLYLINIGSNVFWFKFVFSLLVFVLLIVLIKKGTNGPNKYGENPVKVDVDVSIFS; from the coding sequence ATGGGATTTTGGCAAACTGTTAAGACAGTGATTTTCAAAAAATATTTTAAATTTTCAGGACGTGCATCACGATCTGAATTTTGGTGGTTTATGCTGTTTTACACTATATGTTATATGTTAATTTTTGCATTACAGTCTACCATTATAGTGCTTATCGATCAATCAATCAACAAAACCGGCTACTCTTTTATTACAGAAGATATTTATGAATATTTAGATATAGGCTTTATTTTATGTGATGTTTTATTTTTGCTTGTATTTTTCTTCCCTCGCCTTGGGGTTACCGTCCGGCGTTTGCATGATCTCAATTTATCAGGTTGGTGGAGTGTTTTACTGGTTGGCTTGGCATTGACCACATTAATCCCGCTTCTTAGATTTTATTTCATGGACGTTTATTTGTATCTAATTAACATTGGGAGTAATGTTTTCTGGTTTAAATTTGTTTTCAGCCTATTGGTTTTTGTTCTGCTTATTGTATTAATTAAAAAAGGAACCAATGGGCCCAATAAATATGGAGAAAATCCTGTTAAGGTAGATGTTGACGTAAGTATTTTTTCTTAA
- a CDS encoding DUF805 domain-containing protein — protein sequence MTFGTAVKVVFLEKNFTLSGRATRSEYWWSILFQVIAVALIFLSLELLVKILPFSSRGADLFENLTILFTGLVFLVPMTTVQVRRLHDRDMSGAWVIIPLMVTVFIQLYDFIEFFFEDYLYYFLPSSPFYYPAWAAFCCLLFLDLIIFISLIFDGTYGANKYGEDPLATKIDQQVFR from the coding sequence ATGACATTTGGCACCGCGGTAAAAGTTGTTTTTCTTGAAAAAAATTTTACGCTTTCTGGCCGGGCAACACGATCAGAATATTGGTGGTCGATATTGTTTCAAGTCATTGCAGTCGCTCTAATCTTCTTATCCTTGGAATTATTAGTAAAAATTCTACCTTTTAGTTCACGTGGCGCGGATTTATTCGAAAATCTTACGATCCTTTTTACAGGTTTGGTGTTTTTGGTGCCAATGACAACAGTTCAAGTTCGGCGTCTTCATGATCGAGATATGAGTGGCGCATGGGTAATTATACCATTAATGGTGACAGTTTTCATACAACTTTATGATTTTATAGAATTTTTTTTTGAAGACTATTTATATTACTTTTTACCTAGCTCACCATTTTATTATCCGGCTTGGGCGGCATTTTGTTGTTTGTTGTTTCTTGATTTAATAATTTTTATAAGTCTGATTTTTGACGGGACCTATGGGGCTAATAAATATGGTGAGGATCCATTAGCGACAAAAATTGATCAACAAGTTTTTCGATAA
- a CDS encoding DUF805 domain-containing protein has translation MGVNGSDKSYIGRTFQEICRFSGRAQRAEYWWFALFSAIVYFGSYFFIELILNSVPFFGFDVAIIEEFVSLVILLILFTPSIAVEVRRLHDRNMAGSWAIVWAALLIILFLSKLMIFLPVDYYVHYFIGTTQTSETTVYFLLVFFSITFNLLFGRCVILILLLFRGTRGQNRYGPDPLDPSFQVGIFQ, from the coding sequence ATGGGGGTAAATGGGAGTGATAAAAGCTATATCGGGCGCACTTTTCAAGAAATATGCAGATTTTCAGGGCGGGCGCAACGGGCTGAATATTGGTGGTTCGCACTATTTTCTGCCATAGTGTATTTTGGTAGTTATTTTTTTATTGAGTTGATATTAAATAGTGTGCCATTTTTTGGCTTTGATGTTGCGATAATTGAAGAATTTGTCTCCCTTGTTATTTTGTTAATATTGTTTACGCCTAGTATTGCTGTCGAAGTGAGGCGGCTTCACGATCGTAATATGGCCGGATCTTGGGCGATAGTATGGGCTGCCTTACTAATTATTTTATTTCTTTCAAAATTAATGATTTTTCTTCCTGTCGACTATTATGTGCATTATTTTATTGGAACCACTCAAACGTCAGAAACAACTGTATATTTCTTACTTGTATTTTTTTCGATAACATTCAACTTGTTGTTTGGTCGTTGCGTTATATTAATCCTTTTATTATTTAGGGGGACGAGAGGTCAAAACAGATATGGTCCCGATCCTTTGGATCCTAGTTTTCAAGTAGGTATTTTTCAATAA
- a CDS encoding DUF805 domain-containing protein produces MTSKTKMGFTEAIKIVLFQKYGDFSGRARRAEYWWFVLFTFVISYGISWLISSLMDILLFSPFHASLVDISVSLLLGLYLFIPSLSVEVRRLHDRNMSGFWAMAWGSLQILLMLYLAIFVFFLVKYRDLIIDPEQMYSFMAEYVESIVSQQYLMILFFIILAVLWVLLLVGFVVFILLIFKGTNGPNRYGPDPLGLNTVSDVFR; encoded by the coding sequence TTGACCTCAAAAACTAAAATGGGCTTTACGGAAGCCATAAAGATTGTTCTTTTTCAAAAATATGGCGATTTTTCTGGTCGGGCAAGGCGTGCAGAGTATTGGTGGTTTGTACTTTTCACCTTTGTAATTAGTTATGGCATTTCTTGGTTGATTTCTTCGTTAATGGATATCTTGCTATTTAGTCCTTTTCATGCCTCTTTAGTTGATATTAGTGTTTCCTTGCTACTTGGATTGTATTTGTTTATACCCAGTTTATCCGTTGAAGTGCGTCGCTTGCATGATCGTAATATGTCGGGTTTTTGGGCAATGGCATGGGGATCATTGCAGATTCTTTTAATGCTTTATCTGGCAATATTTGTATTTTTTCTTGTTAAATATAGAGATCTAATAATAGATCCGGAGCAAATGTATTCCTTTATGGCTGAATATGTTGAATCTATTGTTTCACAACAATATTTAATGATATTGTTTTTTATTATATTGGCTGTTTTGTGGGTTCTTTTACTTGTTGGGTTTGTGGTATTTATATTATTAATATTTAAAGGTACCAATGGTCCGAATAGATATGGGCCAGATCCATTGGGTCTCAATACTGTTTCTGATGTTTTCCGGTAG
- a CDS encoding AAA family ATPase, with amino-acid sequence MNLDELHQLVASIRNEINKHVQGQDALIDLVLTALFARGHCLVEGPPGTAKTLLARCVSSVMDMQYRRIQFTPDLMPSDVLGINIFNFETNKFHLTKGPVFTDILLADEINRAPPKTQSALLQAMNERMVTIDGTDYSLGDDFFVLATQNPIEQHGTYPLPEAQLDRFLFKLVVDFPDRDTEISILTAHGSKAYQGDASKPQLQQILTASVLQSAHELIDDIRLDETILVYIVDLVRATRSDGDILYGASTRAADALATAVRVRAGFEGRNYAIPDDVQALFIPALRHRIVLSPAAEIDGKAAEDVLTNIINRVDAPR; translated from the coding sequence TTGAATCTCGATGAACTCCATCAATTGGTTGCGTCTATACGCAATGAAATCAATAAGCATGTGCAGGGGCAGGATGCATTGATTGATCTTGTTTTAACTGCTCTCTTTGCAAGAGGTCACTGCTTGGTAGAAGGACCTCCCGGTACTGCTAAAACCTTGCTTGCTCGCTGTGTCTCAAGTGTCATGGATATGCAGTACCGGCGTATTCAATTTACACCAGATTTAATGCCGAGCGACGTGCTTGGCATCAATATATTTAATTTTGAGACCAATAAGTTTCATTTGACCAAAGGTCCCGTTTTTACCGATATTCTTTTGGCCGATGAAATCAATCGTGCGCCACCCAAAACGCAATCGGCATTGCTGCAAGCTATGAATGAACGTATGGTCACGATTGACGGCACTGATTATTCTCTTGGTGATGACTTTTTTGTGCTAGCAACCCAAAACCCTATTGAGCAACATGGTACCTATCCTTTGCCTGAAGCGCAGCTTGATCGCTTTCTTTTCAAATTAGTTGTTGATTTTCCCGACCGTGATACTGAAATATCTATTTTGACGGCTCATGGTTCCAAAGCTTACCAAGGGGACGCAAGTAAACCGCAATTGCAGCAGATCTTAACCGCAAGTGTTTTACAATCTGCTCATGAGTTGATTGATGATATACGGCTTGATGAAACGATTTTGGTCTATATCGTTGATCTTGTCCGCGCTACTCGTTCTGATGGTGATATATTATATGGTGCATCAACAAGAGCTGCTGATGCGCTTGCCACCGCAGTGCGCGTGCGTGCCGGATTTGAGGGCCGTAATTACGCTATTCCTGATGATGTACAGGCCTTGTTTATTCCAGCATTGCGTCATCGTATTGTGCTTTCACCAGCGGCTGAAATTGATGGCAAAGCCGCGGAAGATGTTTTAACCAATATTATAAACCGTGTGGATGCCCCCCGATAG